A region of the Phaseolus vulgaris cultivar G19833 chromosome 11, P. vulgaris v2.0, whole genome shotgun sequence genome:
aaaatttggaatacaatttatttatttattatagattctaaaatatatttttttattctaaattgtaTTTGGGATCGTAGAACTTGGATCGTAAAATTCAAAAGAGAAAATTTTCGTATTTTTGAAAGTGTGGGTGTAGGGAGAAATCatgaggtgcagaaagaaatttCCAAACAAAAGGGCTTAAAGAAAACTCAACTCGTATACGTATAACCGGGCCCGGCCCGCAAACTTCTTCATTCAGGTTTTCCCTTCCCTCCTTCACTTCGCTGCATCACCACCATCGCCATCGCAATAATGGAAGATTCTCACCaccatcaccaccaccaccccAACGACCACCCACCCTCCTCCTCCCCTCCCACCACTGGCACCTGCTGCAAGTGCGGAGGCCCTACCACCTTCGCCCCCCCTCAGCCAAACCCCACCTTCTCCCTTCCCCCAACCTACCGCCCCATCCGCGCCCCCGCAATCCCCCCAGACCCCAACTCCACCCGCGCCATCATGCTCTCCCCGGTTCCACAAGCTCAAAAGGTTCCCATTTTGCCCCCACCCCACGACTTCCACACCCCCACCAAGCGCATTCACTCCCCCGATGATATTCGCCACTTCCACGACTCCTTCTCCGGCAAAAACTTTCTTGGCTTCGTTGTTGCCCTATCCGAATCCTTCCGCGGCCGCAAAATATCCGATCAATGCCACCAATCCCCGACCACTCTCGCCGTTCTCTCTATCCTCGAAACCCTAACCCTATTCGCCGACGAAACCCCCCCTGTCGCGCAATCCGCGCGTTACGGCAACGTCGCGTATCGCACCTGGCACGAGAAAATGTCCAATTCCGCTGAATCACTGATCCTAAAGCTCCTCCCGGAGAATCTTCACCCGGCGACTGTCGAACTCGCGCCCTACTTCGCTGACTCCTTCGGAAACGCGAGTCGCATCGACTACGGCACCGGCCACGAGACGAATTTTGCTGCGTGGCTGTACTGTCTGGCGCGTCTGGGAGTGGTCGGAGAGGAGGATTATCCGGCGCTGGTGGCGAGGGTGTTTGTGAAGTACTTGGAGCTCATGAGGAAATTGCAGTTGCTGTATTGCTTGGAGCCTGCAGGGTCTCATGGTGTGTGGGGGCTTGATGATTACCACTTTTTACCCTTCATATTTGGGTCTTCCCAGTTGATTGATCACAAGTATATGAAGCCTAAGTCCATTCATAATGAGGATATCTTGGAGAACTTCTCCAATGAGTATCTTTATCTTGCTTGCATTGCCTTTGTGAAGAAGGTGAAGAAGGGGGTGTTTGCCGAGCACTCACCCATGTTGGATGATATCAGTGGGGTGCCCAACTGGAATAAGGTGAACAGTGGGTTGCTCAAGATGTACAAGGCCGAGGTTCTTGAGAAGGTCCCCATCATGCAGCATTTTCTCTTTGGCTCGATAATTAAGTGGTATGTGCGATGCTGTTTTGATTGTATTGCTTTGATTTGGTTCTCTCTATGCACTTAAATGTGTTTGCCATAGTTGCGCTGTAGTTTGGTTAGTTGTACGGAGTGTGGGAATCAGGTATAATATAGATTAAAAGTGTGTTTGGTATATCATCTCTAATGCTTGTGTATTTATGCTCTCACGAATGACACCCGTTTGCTGGGGAAAACGGGCATCCAAATTCGAAGTGGATGCTATCATGGATAGCATCTTCCATTGCTGAAAGAACATCGTCATTGCACAACCCAAACCAACAGGCCATGTAGATTGAAAGTCTAGCACTCGGGGCACCACCTCTAGATGTTCCTTTGCCAATGCCAAATAAGCTGGCATTAGCTGTAGTGGACCCTACTATTATGGAAGCTGTTGTATTCCATGTCCATCATTATCTTGAGCTGACTGGAAAAATATCTTGTTGACAACACCGTCTAGAGGACCATTTTCTGCTTCAAACCCTTTTTGAATAGAAACCCATCACCAATAATTTTCCTGAAAAATCCGCACTCCAGGTGAGCGACGACATAGTTAGCAAATGATAGAATGTATATATCTAGAGCATACCATAAGTTTCTACCATAAGCCAACTATCCAAAAAGTTTTGCCTGTTTGTTGAGGAAACATGAAATAGTCGTATGATGAATCTAAATAGATTTATTCATGTAAGAGAGTGCTATGAACTTTGAAGCGAGGATAGAACACAAGTCCATCTAGTGTGTGccgaaatttattttttttattagaagaaTTAGGTTGGCAAAGATAGAAGTAGAAATCCAGACCACTGTCATAGACATCCTAATACTGTGTCATAGATTAACACTATCCCAAAATTTTAAACATGAGGTGAAAGCATGTGATTGATTTTATATTACACTTTAACTTCTTCAATTGCTTAATTTATTTACTTCAATATAAATATAGACTTTGTACATCAATCTGAAAAACCACTTTATGATAGATTTTGAATTCTTATTTATTGCAATTGGCTAATGTAAACTTATCACCAGTAACACACTTTCCCTTGAATTTTTTGGGCATGGGACCTAATCCATAACAAGTGAAGCTTTCCCACTCTAGCCAGATTCCTGAAAATCAATGTTGAGTCTTTCACTTTTAAGCCAAATGacagaaaaaaaagtataaaaaggtAGTTACCAGAGTCAATGACACCAACAATGACTTCAGATGTGCCTTAGGATTGCCTGTGTAGATAGTATCCAATACAAGAAAATCCCCATAATGTATTTTGTGGAGTTTATTCATTTTGCTCTAAAAAATGGAGACTACTGATTTATGTTCTGAAACACAATTCAAAGCGTCACTCATAGATGGTTGATGGATTCCATATAGAATATGTTTCATCACAGTGAAACGCATATACTACTACAAATTGGAGGCACCTAATTTAAATCTAGAAGCCATTCTCAAAATATTGAATTAGTCTTCTATCTCGTATTTTCAAATTGTTTCCTTGTACAATATAGTGGAAAGATAAAAACAGAAGCATATAGCACTGGAATACAATACCTGCAAGTTGGCTAGCTTTCTCTGGTGTAATCATAGCTGAGTAGCCTTGAAAGCTTTTACTGTAATGGTGGAGGGCTGCTGCCTTTGCTCCATCGAGGCTGAGAAATGGAAAAGTTTACACAGGAAGACTATGTTAGCCTAAGTTATTCCATTTCTGAATAAATCAAGCTTAGAAGAACCAGTTGTTATAATTAGTTCCACCAATTTAATCTCAAATCGAGCCACACGCCTTCCAGTAACTGAAACTAGTATCTTATAGTTTGCTCTGATAATGGATTCTGGAGTAGGGCTTGAATGATCTCTCGTATAAACTATATAATGCTGCATCAATGCAAATACAAAAGCTAGTTTAGTTCTATACTAGTCAACAGCTTCTAGTATTGTAGCTGAGGTTGTATATGCATGCAACTCACGTAGACAGCATGCATGCATTAAGTCCAAGTGAATATGCTCCTTACCTTCCGGGTGGATCCTTTCACCAAAGTATATCCAATGAAAAGGAGGGTGGAATAACTTAAAATTTTGGCAAACCCCGTGATACACTGAAAGGGTCCAGAATAGAAGCTGGATGTGGAAACAGTGACTAATTTTATGGTATGTGATTCGTCCATTTTATAGCCAAATATACTGATCAACGTACTTGCCCCCTGACATAGAAAATCAGTTTCCTTGGCTTTATATTTTTCTGTTTATGATTTTCAGTACAATTGGGATTctttagaaactaaaatgaCATTCAcaaaaggagataaagtaaatatatatttatggaaCTAACAACATTTGGACGAATTCACAGCTACACTATTTGGAACTAACAAAATTTGTCCAGAATTTAAAACTTGTATCATTCGTAATGAGAATATCTTGGAGAATTTCTCCAATGAATATTTTTACCTTGCTTGCATTGCCTttgtgaagaaagtgaagatggGGGTGTTTGCTGAACACTCCCCCATGTTAGATGATATCAGTGGGGGGCCCAACTGGAACAAGTTGACCAGTGGGTTGCTCAAGATCTACAAGGCCGAGTTCCTTGAGAAGGTCCCCATCATGCAATATTCTCTTTGGATCGATTATTAAGTTGTATATAAGATGCTGTTTTTCTTGTATTGCTTTGATCTGGTTCTCCTTATGCATTTGAATGtgtttgttgttgttattgAAAGGATTGGTGGCAAAGCAGGTCATGGAGGATGGTTCCATTTTGGTACCATGTTGAGAATTGAGAAACTGAGAATGAATATGATGAATTTTGTGTGTTGGGTGTACATATGagtattcttatttataataaagaagAAATACAATAATAAGGAAAAAATATCAATATCTAAGAATGAGAAATATTTGGTGAGATACTTTCCTATTTAATGTAATTAAGTTGTAGTTGCACCCATATTATTGAGCAAATACTTAGTTTCACATTAAGTGCTTTACCAGGCAAGGATGTTAGTTTGCAAAACATTATTTGTGAGACATAATTGCTTGTTTTTGCATGAGATCATCTGCTTGCACTTTGTATTGAATTCTGAATTTTCTGATAAAGAGTTTCCAAAGCAGTAGTTGTTCCATAAAATATCTATTGTGTTGAGTCCTTTAGTGAATTGATGCAAGAGTTATCATGcttcaaattaatttcatatgATTATGTGCTGGCCTTCCTTGAATGTGAGCATATTATGTTCTGATGTTTTATATGTGTTGACGCCAGAATTTTAATATCAGAGCTGTGTTGGTTGCTCAGCATCAAACCAATATTTTATAATCCTTTTCCTTGATTTCACAAGCTTCTCAAATTGTATAAAACTTGCTTTTTCTCTTTGAATTTCTCAGTCTATGGGTAAATCACACGGCTCGAATCCCTAAAGTTGTTTCATATTTGAGTTGTTTCAAAACTGTCTGCCAAAGTACAATTTGGCTTGCCCGAGTACTTCCCTCTTGTTTCctgtttttcctttttaatttctgattttattaatttgttcTCTGCCAGGGAATAGTTCTTGGCGTCTACTGCCGGCTGTCATGTGAGGACAAGCTATATAAAGTAGGTTGATGAAATCGGTACAGGGAGTCCTTGGAGGAGAATATAGCCATGGCAGCATTTTCATCAATCTTTTGATATACTTACTATATCGACTTTGCTTATTCTAGATAACATATAGCACCTTCTTAAAGGTAAAGATAATGGAATGAGTTTCTTCGTTTACCCATATCACTGACGTGAATGTTTGCTACATGTAAGAAGGATGGTTCTACTTCTGTACTCGCAAGAATATCAAATTGATGTATTCATTGTTGTTTCTGGTTCTTGCATTAGGATCTACATAGAGTGTAGCCCCTTAATCTTGTGATGACATTTGGATATGATTGAATTTTGTAGTGAATAAATaagtttgaaattttattataaagtttCCATCACTCACTTTTGTCATTAGACGATCAAAGTAATctatgttgttgtttttatatgGTCTCAATTCCTTCTGTTCGGAAAAGGAAAGAAAtggagaaaaatatatattagaaattaAAGTTGTTTaaatagagagaaaaataatagaAGCTGAAGAGagataaataaaaagtttatttttgatgtgacaaaataaaaaattaaattaattgagaaatatattaaattattgttaattgaaattaataaaaataagtataaaataaaattaaaaataattattttatggaattaaaataatataaaaatatttacaaggAGTTTGTTTAAATAgacatatattatttattttctacctattaattttaaaaataaaatgtaataaaaataatttatattttaattgattaaattcaattttttataaaattaattactaaatattaaagtaatttattgtataaaataaatattaaatatcaacTCTTCTTTAGTCGGTCAATCTCTTACCTGATTTTTTGATTTTgtgcttatttatataattactgTGAGTCATTTGTTATTAGGTCTGATTAAGGATTTAATCTGTAATTAAAAATACACTATTTAATACTTGTCTTTGATTAGTGTAATGGTTTTGGTCGGTCTTGATCGGGTGTTGAGCTTCGGACAGTGGTCGTACGAACCTAACTAGTACACTTGCCCCAGGCTTAAGGATGTTGAATCTAAAGAGTCTTTATGACAATTGAGCTTTCCGAGGCGAGATGTGACATTAGCAGCGCCGAACGCGTGACATGATGCATAATGATTACCTAGGGTTTTTTGGCGCCATTTGATGTGGACCGTTGGATCAAGGGAGATCTAACGATTGATATGAAATGGACATTCGCTCTTCCTCTCTCCTCGAAGGCTATAAATAGTAGTCCCCCACTGTTTCGTCTAATTGCTCCGACTTCCAAACCCCAATCATTCTGGCAAGGTGTTTCTCATTCGTATCGAGAGGTTAGTCATATCTTCTCTTAGCTCTTTGTCTTCTCCTTTGTCTTCTTCGTCTTCTCCTTTGTCTTCTTCCTCTCCTGATTCCTCCACGACCGAGCCTTTTCGCTTGGGGCAATTCAAATGTTGTCCCTCGTGGAGACTTTTGTGAGGGTAAATGATCTAGAGGACGCTGTCGACCGGGCAGACCCGGCCGAAGAGTCATCCCATCGTTCGTGATTTGGCTGGGTTGATCCCAAGGTGACTGAGTTCATCTCTGTGTATAAGAATTCGTCCTCTCTTGGTTCATTTGTGGATAACCATAATCTATTTAAGTCGGATGTTGCTGATGACATCTTGGCAATTGATTATTGTCGACTAACCGATACCATTTGCATGGGTCAGGCTACCTCAAAGGGtccttttttctttgtttattcTTGCCTTTTTTATGATTTACATGTGGCCTTGCATTTCGATGACTTTACGATGGGTGTCCTTCGAGCACTCAATGTTGCTCATTctcagcttcaccccaacaccTGGGTCTCCCTTCAAACCTTTTGGCTCATATGCGACATGTTTTGTCTCTGTCTAACTCCTTCTACTTTCCTTCATTATTACATGTCCCACCCGGCTGACCCTGGTAGCTGGTTGTCTCTTATCAGTCAACCAGGTCACATACTCTTTGTCCCTTCACTTCCTCGTACAAAAACTTTAAAGgaaatcttttaaaatcttcATTAAGCCCGAGGGGAGGGAGCTTTTTCTTTGAAGAGTACAACCGACCAAATTTCCTTTGTATTGGACTAAGACTTCCACTCGATTCAAACAGTAGCCTCGCCCGACCTTTAGCGCCGAGGAACTGGAGGTTTACGCTTTATTTGATAACCTCCCAAGGAGGCGGCTCCCTACTTGGAAGCtcttatctatatatatataagtcgtccctgttgggtttaatagtgccaatggttttgtgaacaaattagcaagttgtaaatctgtaccaatgaacttaatctcacatgttccatttgaaatgtgttcccttaggaaatgatgtctaatttcaatgtgtttggttcttgaatgcatgacaggatttttgattaagttgattgcacttgtattatcacacagcagaggtatatggttaagtaagataccaaaaatcatttaattgcTGTCATAGCCAtatggtttgagcacaacaactccctactgcaatgtactctgcttcagccgtggagagagctacacaagcctgctttttgcattgccatgagatcaagcttgatccaagaaagtgacaggttccactggtgctcttcctatcaattttgcaacctgcaaaatctgaatcagaatatccagttaagcttaatgaaatgttacctggataccacaagccaacttctttagttccttgcaaatacttcaaaatccttttggcagcattgtagtgtgattctttaagAGCAGATTGAAACTGAGCACACATTCACACTGCAAAAattatgtcaggcctgctggaaGTGAGATACAATAgagatcctatgagtcctctgtatttggtttcatcaacagaaattctagcttcatcatgatccaagtgacagcttgttgagaagggtgtgctgattggtttacacttgtccatttcaaatttcttcaacaGATCCTTGCAGTACTTAGCTTGATtcaagaaaatgccatccttgagttgtttgacctacaagcctagaaaatagttcaattcacccatcattgacatttcaaactcactcttcatgactttcacgaaaggTTCACataattctccattgtttgatccaaaaatgatgtcatccacatatacttgtactagaattgtgtcatcttctttcttcttaatgaacaaggtcttatctgatgtgcctctgtcatagccttgagaggtgagaaaatcacttagcctctcataccattgcctaggagcttgcttgagcccatagagagcctttttgagtttgaacacgtattctggatgttgatgatcttcaaaaccTAGTGgctgtgaaacaaatacctcttcatttatataaccattcaagaaggcactcttcacatccatttgaaatagcttgaaccctttcaTGCAAGAGAAGGCAAGCAGCAATCTAACAACTTCTAGCCGAGCCACTGATGCAtaggtctcatcatagtctattccttcttcttgattgtaccctttagccaCTAGCCTAGCCTTATTTTTGGTAATCACACCGtgctcatccattttgtttctgaatacccattttgttccaattatattcatctcaggtattctaggaacaagagtccagacctcattaagagcaaattgattcagttcctcttgcatggctaaaatccagttgctgtccttgagagcttcattcagattcttgggttccacttgagatacaaaagccattgcttcacagaagttgttcaaggatttcctagttgatactcctttctcaatgttcccaatgacattatcaaagGTTAGGTCTCtaggggttttccactcttttggcaaacctgcaggcacagtagattcttgcatagcatgtgtatcagcagtatcaaaatgaatcgattcattttgatttaaaacatatttaaattcattattgTCAAGATCATCAGCAGCAattttagatatgctatgatcagtttcatcaaaaacaacatgcattgattcttgtACTATGAGCaatcttttattgaagactctatatgcatgaccattcaaagcataaccaatgtgcacaccttcatcagatttagcatcaaacttaccaagattttctttgccattattcaatacaaagcatttacacccaaataccctAAGGTGGTTCACACTAGGTTTtatgcccttatacaattcatatggggttttcttaagaattggtttaattaaggttctatttaatacataagctgcagtatagactgcatcagcccaaaaatacttaggaaaattagattcatttaacatagttctagctagttcctctaatgatctgtttttcctttcaactacaccattttgttggggtgtcctaggggctgaaaaggtatgtgttatcccatg
Encoded here:
- the LOC137820455 gene encoding uncharacterized protein; translation: MEDSHHHHHHHPNDHPPSSSPPTTGTCCKCGGPTTFAPPQPNPTFSLPPTYRPIRAPAIPPDPNSTRAIMLSPVPQAQKVPILPPPHDFHTPTKRIHSPDDIRHFHDSFSGKNFLGFVVALSESFRGRKISDQCHQSPTTLAVLSILETLTLFADETPPVAQSARYGNVAYRTWHEKMSNSAESLILKLLPENLHPATVELAPYFADSFGNASRIDYGTGHETNFAAWLYCLARLGVVGEEDYPALVARVFVKYLELMRKLQLLYCLEPAGSHGVWGLDDYHFLPFIFGSSQLIDHKYMKPKSIHNEDILENFSNEYLYLACIAFVKKVKKGVFAEHSPMLDDISGVPNWNKVNSGLLKMYKAEVLEKVPIMQHFLFGSIIKWE